One Tachysurus fulvidraco isolate hzauxx_2018 chromosome 2, HZAU_PFXX_2.0, whole genome shotgun sequence DNA segment encodes these proteins:
- the fadd gene encoding protein FADD — protein sequence MDGFRVMLLEISDKLRNEQLAQLKFLCGDVIGKKKSEEINSGIQLFDCLIERAEIGPNNTDFLRKRLTDIGQQVLLEIIDRYEGQAVSTDLPDETELGKINCATEVIVGQLGRKWLQYGRKLGITECKLEGIQEKHPRNLEEQVRELFKEWKKARKAEARVDELIRALRACDLNYTADVVERKLQNKS from the exons ATGGATGGATTTAGAGTCATGTTGTTGGAGATATCTGACAAACTTCGTAATGAGCAGTTAGCACAGCTAAAGTTTCTGTGTGGAGACGTTATAGGGAAGAAGAAAAGCGAGGAAATCAACAGCGGGATTCAGCTGTTTGACTGTCTGATCGAAAGAGCAGAGATCGGACCGAATAACACGGACTTTTTACGGAAGCGTCTCACTGACATTGGACAACAGGTCTTACTGGAAATAATCGACAGATACGAAGGTCAAGCGGTCTCCACAGATTTACCGGATGAAACGGAACTAG GGAAAATTAACTGTGCAACCGAAGTGATTGTTGGGCAACTGGGAAGAAAGTGGCTTCAGTATGGACGGAAACTGGGAATCACAGAGTGCAAGCTCGAAGGCATACAAGAAAAACATCCTCGCAACCTGGAGGAACAAGTGAGAGAACTGTTCAAAGAGTGGAAGAAGGCACGCAAAGCCGAGGCCAGAGTGGACGAGCTGATCAGGGCGCTCCGAGCCTGTGACCTGAACTACACGGCTGATGTTGTGGAGAGAAAACTCCAGAATAAGAGCTAA
- the pacsin3 gene encoding protein kinase C and casein kinase substrate in neurons protein 3 isoform X1 — MSSNGDLQDLGSYDSFWEPGNYKRTVKRIDDGNKLCNELIGCFQERAKIEKAYSQQLNDWAKKWRGVVEKGSQYGTMEKAWHAFMNAADKLSEIHMELKEKLVMEDSEKIRVWQKDAYHKQMIGGFKETKDADEGFRKAQKPWVRKLKEVEASKKCYHQARKEERTAMTRETHAKADPTKSPEEVRKFTDRVEKCTQEAEKVKERYEKALDELNRCNPRYMEDMEQMFEITQDAEKKRLCFFKEVMLDIHEHLDLSSSEAFKSLYRDLGQTINAASDTEDLRWWRNTHGPGMSMNWPQFEEWTPESNRTISRKERSSRIDDVTLTNIVSAADEAPQTPQDTIRAAKDYSSDWSDEESPKKYIAANGVEPEEEEKVAGVRVKALYDYTGQESDELSFKAGEELIKLGEEDEQGWCKGQLDSGEVGLYPANYVQVIGS, encoded by the exons ATGTCTTCCAACGGGGACCTACAAGACCTTGGGAGCTATGACAGCTTTTGGGAG CCGGGGAACTACAAGAGGACGGTGAAGCGAATTGACGACGGAAACAAACTCTGCAACGAGCTGATCGGCTGCTTCCAGGAGCGTGCCAAAATCGAGAAGGCCTATTCCCAGCAGCTGAATGACTGGGCAAAGAAGTGGAGGGGTGTTGTGGAGAAAG GTTCACAGTATGGCACCATGGAGAAGGCTTGGCATGCGTTTATGAATGCAGCAGACAAGCTGAGTGAGATCCACATGGAGCTGAAGGAAAAGCTGGTTATGGAAGACAGCGAGAAGATCCGTGTTTGGCAAAAGGACGCCTACCACAAGCAGATGATTGGAGGATTCAAGGAGACCAAGGATGCCGACGAGGGATTCCGAAAGGCCCAAAAACCCTGGGTCCGCAAACTTAAGGAA GTAGAAGCCTCTAAAAAGTGCTACCACCAGGCCCGTAAGGAGGAACGGACAGCAATGACGCGTGAGACACATGCCAAGGCTGATCCCACCAAGTCCCCGGAGGAGGTGCGCAAGTTTACCGATCGCGTGGAGAAATGCACCCAGGAAGCAGAGAAG GTGAAAGAGCGCTATGAGAAAGCTCTTGATGAGCTGAACCGCTGTAACCCACGCTACATGGAAGATATGGAGCAGATGTTCGAGATAACCCAAGATGCTGAGAAGAAGCGGCTGTGCTTCTTTAAGGAGGTGATGCTGGATATCCATGAGCATCTAGACCTTTCCAGCAGTGaagc ATTTAAGTCCTTGTACCGAGACCTGGGCCAGACCATTAATGCAGCCAGTGACACAGAGGACCTGCGGTGGTGGAGGAATACACATGGACCTGGAATGAGCATGAACTGGCCCCAGTTTGAG GAATGGACTCCAGAGTCCAATCGCACCATCAGCCGCAAAGAGAGGAGCAGCCGAATTGATGATGTCACTTTGACCAACATCGTATCTGCTGCTGATGAAGCACCTCAGACACCACAAGATACCATccg AGCTGCCAAAGACTACTCATCAGACTGGTCTGATGAAGAGAGCCCTAAAAAGTATATAGCAGCGAACGGAGTTGAGcctgaagaggaggagaaggtaGCGGGTGTGCGCGTAAAAGCACTGTATGATTACACTGGCCAAGAATCTGATGAGCTGAGCTTTAAAGCAG GTGAAGAGCTGATAAAGTTGGGAGAGGAGGATGAGCAAGGCTGGTGCAAAGGGCAGCTGGACAGTGGCGAGGTGGGCCTCTACCCTGCTAACTACGTCCAAGTCATTGGCTCCTGA
- the pacsin3 gene encoding protein kinase C and casein kinase substrate in neurons protein 3 isoform X3 translates to MSSNGDLQDLGSYDSFWEPGNYKRTVKRIDDGNKLCNELIGCFQERAKIEKAYSQQLNDWAKKWRGVVEKGSQYGTMEKAWHAFMNAADKLSEIHMELKEKLVMEDSEKIRVWQKDAYHKQMIGGFKETKDADEGFRKAQKPWVRKLKEVEASKKCYHQARKEERTAMTRETHAKADPTKSPEEVRKFTDRVEKCTQEAEKVKERYEKALDELNRCNPRYMEDMEQMFEITQDAEKKRLCFFKEVMLDIHEHLDLSSSEAFKSLYRDLGQTINAASDTEDLRWWRNTHGPGMSMNWPQFEEWTPESNRTISRKERSSRIDDVTLTNIVSAADEAPQTPQDTIRAAKDYSSDWSDEESPKKYIAANGVEPEEEEKVKS, encoded by the exons ATGTCTTCCAACGGGGACCTACAAGACCTTGGGAGCTATGACAGCTTTTGGGAG CCGGGGAACTACAAGAGGACGGTGAAGCGAATTGACGACGGAAACAAACTCTGCAACGAGCTGATCGGCTGCTTCCAGGAGCGTGCCAAAATCGAGAAGGCCTATTCCCAGCAGCTGAATGACTGGGCAAAGAAGTGGAGGGGTGTTGTGGAGAAAG GTTCACAGTATGGCACCATGGAGAAGGCTTGGCATGCGTTTATGAATGCAGCAGACAAGCTGAGTGAGATCCACATGGAGCTGAAGGAAAAGCTGGTTATGGAAGACAGCGAGAAGATCCGTGTTTGGCAAAAGGACGCCTACCACAAGCAGATGATTGGAGGATTCAAGGAGACCAAGGATGCCGACGAGGGATTCCGAAAGGCCCAAAAACCCTGGGTCCGCAAACTTAAGGAA GTAGAAGCCTCTAAAAAGTGCTACCACCAGGCCCGTAAGGAGGAACGGACAGCAATGACGCGTGAGACACATGCCAAGGCTGATCCCACCAAGTCCCCGGAGGAGGTGCGCAAGTTTACCGATCGCGTGGAGAAATGCACCCAGGAAGCAGAGAAG GTGAAAGAGCGCTATGAGAAAGCTCTTGATGAGCTGAACCGCTGTAACCCACGCTACATGGAAGATATGGAGCAGATGTTCGAGATAACCCAAGATGCTGAGAAGAAGCGGCTGTGCTTCTTTAAGGAGGTGATGCTGGATATCCATGAGCATCTAGACCTTTCCAGCAGTGaagc ATTTAAGTCCTTGTACCGAGACCTGGGCCAGACCATTAATGCAGCCAGTGACACAGAGGACCTGCGGTGGTGGAGGAATACACATGGACCTGGAATGAGCATGAACTGGCCCCAGTTTGAG GAATGGACTCCAGAGTCCAATCGCACCATCAGCCGCAAAGAGAGGAGCAGCCGAATTGATGATGTCACTTTGACCAACATCGTATCTGCTGCTGATGAAGCACCTCAGACACCACAAGATACCATccg AGCTGCCAAAGACTACTCATCAGACTGGTCTGATGAAGAGAGCCCTAAAAAGTATATAGCAGCGAACGGAGTTGAGcctgaagaggaggagaag GTGAAGAGCTGA
- the pacsin3 gene encoding protein kinase C and casein kinase substrate in neurons protein 3 isoform X2, protein MSSNGDLQDLGSYDSFWEPGNYKRTVKRIDDGNKLCNELIGCFQERAKIEKAYSQQLNDWAKKWRGVVEKGSQYGTMEKAWHAFMNAADKLSEIHMELKEKLVMEDSEKIRVWQKDAYHKQMIGGFKETKDADEGFRKAQKPWVRKLKEVEASKKCYHQARKEERTAMTRETHAKADPTKSPEEVRKFTDRVEKCTQEAEKVKERYEKALDELNRCNPRYMEDMEQMFEITQDAEKKRLCFFKEVMLDIHEHLDLSSSEAFKSLYRDLGQTINAASDTEDLRWWRNTHGPGMSMNWPQFEEWTPESNRTISRKERSSRIDDVTLTNIVSAADEAPQTPQDTIRAAKDYSSDWSDEESPKKYIAANGVEPEEEEKVAGVRVKALYDYTGQESDELSFKADQKINNQQCADNIYCM, encoded by the exons ATGTCTTCCAACGGGGACCTACAAGACCTTGGGAGCTATGACAGCTTTTGGGAG CCGGGGAACTACAAGAGGACGGTGAAGCGAATTGACGACGGAAACAAACTCTGCAACGAGCTGATCGGCTGCTTCCAGGAGCGTGCCAAAATCGAGAAGGCCTATTCCCAGCAGCTGAATGACTGGGCAAAGAAGTGGAGGGGTGTTGTGGAGAAAG GTTCACAGTATGGCACCATGGAGAAGGCTTGGCATGCGTTTATGAATGCAGCAGACAAGCTGAGTGAGATCCACATGGAGCTGAAGGAAAAGCTGGTTATGGAAGACAGCGAGAAGATCCGTGTTTGGCAAAAGGACGCCTACCACAAGCAGATGATTGGAGGATTCAAGGAGACCAAGGATGCCGACGAGGGATTCCGAAAGGCCCAAAAACCCTGGGTCCGCAAACTTAAGGAA GTAGAAGCCTCTAAAAAGTGCTACCACCAGGCCCGTAAGGAGGAACGGACAGCAATGACGCGTGAGACACATGCCAAGGCTGATCCCACCAAGTCCCCGGAGGAGGTGCGCAAGTTTACCGATCGCGTGGAGAAATGCACCCAGGAAGCAGAGAAG GTGAAAGAGCGCTATGAGAAAGCTCTTGATGAGCTGAACCGCTGTAACCCACGCTACATGGAAGATATGGAGCAGATGTTCGAGATAACCCAAGATGCTGAGAAGAAGCGGCTGTGCTTCTTTAAGGAGGTGATGCTGGATATCCATGAGCATCTAGACCTTTCCAGCAGTGaagc ATTTAAGTCCTTGTACCGAGACCTGGGCCAGACCATTAATGCAGCCAGTGACACAGAGGACCTGCGGTGGTGGAGGAATACACATGGACCTGGAATGAGCATGAACTGGCCCCAGTTTGAG GAATGGACTCCAGAGTCCAATCGCACCATCAGCCGCAAAGAGAGGAGCAGCCGAATTGATGATGTCACTTTGACCAACATCGTATCTGCTGCTGATGAAGCACCTCAGACACCACAAGATACCATccg AGCTGCCAAAGACTACTCATCAGACTGGTCTGATGAAGAGAGCCCTAAAAAGTATATAGCAGCGAACGGAGTTGAGcctgaagaggaggagaaggtaGCGGGTGTGCGCGTAAAAGCACTGTATGATTACACTGGCCAAGAATCTGATGAGCTGAGCTTTAAAGCAG ACCAGAAGATCAACAATCAACAATGTGCAGATaacatctactgtatgtaa